A stretch of DNA from Maniola hyperantus chromosome 14, iAphHyp1.2, whole genome shotgun sequence:
gcacgaatagtttgacacaatccagttaaccaaaaacatttcacgaagattgataaaccaaacaggaccttatctctattactctaaggctaactgttttaaaattgatagatcaaagtgtaatggacaagtacttgtacagttaagccttagcttaatagagataagatcggctttggtttatcaagttcttagttactaagccggtagccaataaccgctccttctcagctttcagtgaaaaaaagaaagagaaggcataattattgcgtttctagttaccaaaaaaccaaacaatgcattgtcagttgccagttgacAGCGTtacgttgtcaggtggttcgtcatagatgttagctgataaccgttgttagctacgacaataacgctatggtacgctataggcacggcagcagttttcagttaagttaagctatagcggacacatgtctatggctaatattcttttaaaaaaaactttgatgaaatttggtacagagatagcttgcatcccaggaaagaACATAGTTTTTTTgtcccaggaaatcaaagagacTCATGGGAAGAGAGACAATCATGGGATTCTTAAAACACCTTAATCCATGGggatgaagttgcaggcatcaaaTATTTGGTTCCCCCAGTAATGGTTCAGAAATCAAAGATccttcagattttttttacacaagaCTAGTGTTGAACGGAATTAAGTGTTACCTTTTTCCACTTATCTATACTCTTATGGTCGCCACTAACATCCAGATTGAGGAGGTTGGACAAGTCTTCCCACATCTGTATAGCTCGAATTCTGCCGTGCGGCCCATCAGCAGGCTTATTAAGATCGCCATgactaaacaaacaaaaattgtattattcatacattttttaatattgtaaggtagtaataataattatgattctAATATCCTAGACAGTTTCCAACCTGTCGAGATTGTCATTAGAAATTCTAGTCATGCATAAGACTTCGTCAACAGATAGTCCAATGCCACAGCCGGACACAGGTCTcccgtagggacttccacgcgtcGTCTTGCGCTGCTTGTACCAAAGCGGCTCTCTGAGTCTACCTAAGACCTATTTCAATTCTTATGAAACAGAAATGATTGACAAACTACTAAGTACCGTTCCATGAAATTCACAAGCTGCTCGAACTGCTGTGCACTTGTCCTCATTTTCTGAATATTGGCGTTCGCACAGTACACTTGATATTTACTTACAAATTATAGCGTGAAGAAAAGTAATTAATTGAATAGCAGTTTAAATAGTAATTAATTGGattttatttaggtttaaacaataatttaatgaatttataaatattttaagcgATAGGTAAacagctagtttttttaaactggtttcacagagtacattatacaTACTGGACTGGTTTCGGCTTTGGATTCTAGCCGTAAACAACCGTTACTAGACCAAACCACAGAGCTGTGACTgacgccggctccacacgttggctCCAGTCCAGCCTCCAACCGCCAACGCTGATCCCACCACTATTCGCCCAAGTAATGTGTGGATACGTCTGTCGCGAAATACCTACGTAATCAAATCACCCCGCGGGATTCGGGAAATTAGCATTGGCCCCTACACTCGCACCAACGTTAAATGTTAGCTGTTATTGAGTAAGTTTTTTCAAAGGAATCTGCGCCAACGTTCGCGATTCATCGCCATCTACCGATCACTCGCCATCTCAGGTGTTCTGTGCGCCATCCACACGTAGCCGCCAGCGttcttttaaaatatcattGCCTCTTGCAAAGAGTAACTCatgcaccaagggttccgtactacagtcgtatttttttgacatttggcacgataaatcaaaaactattaagcataaaaatgaataaaaatcagctttataatgtacaggtaaagccctttcatgtgataccccacttggtatagtaatcttactttaattGTTGAATATATActatttgttactagctgatgcccgcgacttcgtccgcgtggaattaactaggttttttaatatcccgtgggaattctgtgattttccgggataaaaagatgcctatgtcactctccaggtttttatctcaggattgaaggacaagccaacaaacaaacacactttcgcatttataataacggcATTGATGAACTCATTTTTAGTGATATAGTTTACCATAATCTCTCGGGATTTTTCCCCTCACGTCTGctatagacagacaggcaacgaagtgatcctatgagagTTCCTATtgagtacctacggaaccctaaaaaccaattattaaaaaaaaaacagcaatTTAATTATTCTGTCTGCCAGTGCCCTGAGCTAGTACGGCACTACCCGTAAAATTGTTTACTCATTGGCCTTTAGGCCgtatcaaagaatttctaagtacctactacttcgTAGGCCATATAATCAATCAGtgccatagattaatatgtacaTACCATCAGTGCCATCTGTGGAGTCACTGCATTGTCACtgtcaaattcaaattttaagGTTAGCGTCAGCTTAGCACGCGCCTTTTTAAAACTGGATTATTTATAAAAGTATTTTACTTAAAAGGATTTTATCATTTTTCCAATAATTGTCAATtactaaatattaatattaagcaAGTTATTTCTGCCCCCTGTAACTATATTACTTTCCTCAGTGACGCGAGTAATCGCTGAGAGGTCCAACTCAGTTTGAAAGTGCGAAAAATACTAAGCAACAAAAatggtaagtaagtatttattaaattagatgTGAAATACACTATGTGTAACCCAGCGGTCTAATAAGTTAATTATATCTATCGCCTGCTTGATTGTTTATCACACGTGATTGCAGGTTATGTTGATTAACACGCCGGGCTTTGTTTTACTAGTTATAGTATGTTAACCTCAGAAATTGTTCTATTATTGATGATGCAAAATATCTCAATTGGAATGAATTGAatcttccatacttaatattataaatgcgaaagtgtgtctgtctgtctgctagcttttcacggctcaaccgttcaaccgattttgacggaatttggtacagaggtagcttgcaacccggggaagaaGTAATCTTACCTACAAACAATATTAGATTCACGACAGGAAtttaaaattgtgtattttaaccaacttccaaaaagtaGGAGGcaggatatttttttacattatctGTTTCTTCACATTGCAGGCTGATAATGAAGCTGTGAACCCTAAAGCATACCCCCTGGCGGACGCATCCTTGACATCCAAAATACTTAACTTGGTTCAGCAAGCTGCTAACTACAAGCAACTACGAAAGGGAGCCAACGAGGCAACCAAAACTCTGAACAGAGGACTTTCAGAGTTCATCATAATGGCAGCAGACGCTGAACCCTTGGAGATTGTATTACACATTCCTATTTTGTGTGAAGACAAAAATGTGCCTTATGTTTTCGTTAGGTCTAAGCAAGCTCTAGGTAGAGCATGTGGGGTGTCTAGACCAATAGTGGCATGCTCTATAACTATAAATGAAGGCTCTCAGCTGAAGCCACAAATTCAGAGTATTCAGCAAGAAATTGAAAGACTTTTAGTGTAAGTGATGAACAGTTGTatgtgttatttttgtaaatacattCTGTAATAACAAATCTGGTGTTTCTTTTGTTACCCAATAGTCAAATTTTAAGAACTACTTTATTGGAATTTGTGGCAAAAGATTATTTTAgtgttctgtacctcaaaaggaacccttataggatcacttcattgtctgtcaagtttcatgattctaggtcaacgggaagtaccctgtaggtttcttgacagacagacaacaaagtgatcctagtataagggttctgtttttgcTTTTGCGGTAtgggaccctaaaaataacaataaaatagatAATTAGGTAATgtgtaaatatttattcatatatTTTCATCAAttctcaataataataaaaattaaagtatcaCAAAAATTCACATAATAAATTGCTATATATGTAACTATACTAttagttattcaaagaatttttTAGCTCTTAAATTCCAATTATCTTCCCATCTGGATTCCTGAAATTTTGCTAGTTTTTCTCTCATACTATCTGTGATGTTGTTTTGATTAGTATTATTAGGGAATTCTTCAAACCATGACACAATTTGCTTGGATAAGTCATCACTAGTTTTAAATACGTAGCCATTTTCACCATCTTGCACTAGTTCATCAAGGctggaaaaataaaatgaaaatcctaatcctaattgtattataaatgttagtgtggatgtttggatgtttgttactcaatcacgcaaaaacagctgaacagatttggagaAATGAATGATTTggatgatttaaaaaatcttatgggaactctttcaaagtagcctatgtcactctaggtctcatgcaaaaaatcacgtcgcttTGTTGagacgtgtttgaaggacaaaccactttcgcatttataatattactaagtgatgcccgcgacctcgtccgtgTAAGTTTCGGTTAGGAACTCATcgcataggaactctttgattttccgggataaaaagtaactatgtccttccccgagatgctagctaactctgtattaaatttcgtcaaaatcggttgaacggatgggccgtgaaaagctagtagtcagacagacacactttcgcatttataataatattaagtatagatatagtaggtaggtataggtagtagtaggtagtgATAGTAGATTTAACATAATCATGTTAAAATTATCACAAtatgataataaaataccaCATTCAACAGTATAAtgagacaaaataaaaacttCATGTCCATTGTCCATCATCTAGTCATAGCATGTTCCAAGTCTGCCAGATTCTAGACTAATATAAATAGCAGAATAGattctcatacaaaattatacttacCAATTAAATTCACAGGCCAAAACAGGTAGCCCTGCACCAAACATGTCAACAACCTTCATAGGAAGGTCTAGACCAGAGGAGCTAGTATGTAGACAGACCCCAAGGTCTGCGCTAGCTACCATTGTGGGATAGTCACAGGCTTCAAGCCACGGGGTCACCACAGAAACATGCTCCCAGTTGCGAGAAGCTATTTGTTTTGTATAGTGCTCTTTCATGGGTCCTTTACCAGTTATCACACATATAAGTTTTGGCAACTTCTGTGATAAGTTGTATAATGTTTCATATACTGAAAGAGaattttttaatcattcaaacAAGTTTTTTAAGAGTTGATAGCGTACTAGTCTTCTGCCTTCTATTTGGAGTCTTGGAATATGATGCAAGAGGGTTAACATAGTCAATAAGGAATATGGTGCAAGAGGGTTAACATAGTCAATGAGGAATATGATGCAAGAGGGTTAACACCAATAAGGAATATGATGCAAGAGGGTTAACATAGTCAATATGGAATATGATGCAAGAGGGTTAACATAGTCAATAAGGAATATGATGCAAGAGGGTTACCATAGTCAATAAGGAATATGATGCAAGAGGGTTAACATAGACAATAAGGAATATGATGCAAGAGGGTTAACACAGACAATAAGGAATATGATGCAAGAGGGTTAACATAGACAATAAGGAATATGATGCAAGAGGGTTAACATAGACAATAAGGAATATGATGCAAGAGGGTTAACATAGTCAATAAGGAATATGATGCAAGAGGGTCAATAGTCAATGTACATTAAAGAAACTATTACCTTGTAAAGCCTCCATTAATATACTGAAGTCTTCATCAGGTGTCCAGCTAGTACTACTAAACAGAAGTCCTGGCCGATCATATCTCAGTCTTACAGCATTATCAACTACAACAGTGAATGCAGTCTGATTGCAATCTCCACTGTCACACTCAGAACTTCTAAACTCTTCGTATTGCTGCCCAATTTTGATGAACCAGTCGTGTTTCTCTTGCAATGTTATTGGGTGAAATATTTTTGGAGGTCTATCATACAGCACTGTTGCTCTGTaataagaaaatttaaaaatgactggccaagtgagagtcagacgCGCataccgagggtttcgtactcgggtatttttttttgacattttgtacaataaatcaaaaattattatgcataaaaatcagttttaaaatgttcaggtaaaaccttttcatatgatagcccattcggtacagttatcttactttgaaaatgctaattatttgttcatgaacacatgttaattttttatgtggtgtaaccacaaattcactgcttttggatttattcctttacttgtactataagaactacctacctgctaaatattatgattctaggtcaacagaaagtactgtataggttttcttgacagacagacaacgaagtgatcctatcagggttgattttttcctattgaggtacggaaccctacaaactGTTTAagtgagtctgacttgcacacaaagggttccataccattgtacaagatataacacttacATATGCATTAAAGCTGCAATAATACACTTACAATATATTCCACTTTTCCAACAAATCCCTTTTCATAGCATATGTTACACACAAATTATTATCAGACGACTGGCCAAAGAACTTTTCTATATAAGTAGAAACTTTCAAAAGTGGATGGTCGGATTTTAAAGATAGTGCCATGATAGACCAGGCATAGTTATGCCAGTCAATTACAAACTTTGTACGGGTAATAAGACAATAAAATCTGCACACCGGTAAAGTAGGTATTGCAGGCGGATTCTGACAAAGTAAATAGCTGCACTTTCCAGTAACTAATAACGTTAAAAACATACTTATACTTTGCCACAAGGCTTTTAAGAAATACTGTATAATTTTTGGATATCTTTCGACTTTCAAGGAGTGAAGTTTGGTTACAGTTATTAGCGGATTTTCTAGTATATCAGGAAGTGGCTGTGTTTCCACGTAACCGATAAGATTCACTTTATGACCGCAACCGGCTAGGGATAATGCATGATATTGCATCCGTGGGCTTCTCCCTATATCTCCCAAAACTACCACTTTCACGGTTTTCCCAGATGGTTGATCCGCCATGGCTGTTCGTTTTAAATAATTCTGAGCTCTTTAATTATTCATGCTTGTAAAAAATCAtttgaaacaataataaaatcgcaaacaaaaacttttgaaattttttgcttaaatttttttgtattcgtatcaccgaccagaaataaaagattcGTATCACAGACCATAGACTACCACAGACGACAGATACATATATATTAATCTATGACACAGAGTTGTCACCATTTTTTAAaactctgggttctagccttaGAGTATATAAAACTAATGAGAATTGGCACCATTGTGgcctttttttctttatttctcaGAATTTAGCATGAATTTAGGGCTTATTAaagtgtgatttgcaatggtgccaacatattcaagttacgatgaacggactATAGAATATAGATGATAGTAGTTTACTCTATGTAGTAGCTGTAGTAAAGAGTAgataggccttaaaggactgttatccagggccgtaaaataaattaaaaaaaaaaaaaaaaaagagtagaTACGTATCTATGGGCATTTGTCGTTTTTACGAAgaagtattaggtacctagatgATCCCCAACATACAGCTGTATCTTCCCAAGAGACCTCATCCCTCTGGCTAAAACTTACATGCATAAGGACTGGAATGTAAGATGGAATACTACCCAATTAAACATAGCTAAACACTATAGATATATCCAGCCCAATATTCCCCGCAAACCCTggtttttcaaatccaaaaaactaaataaaaggaCAATATCCGTTCTATGTAGGCTACGATTAGGTCACATAATATGCTCCCcagtgtttttaaataaaatcagggTGAGAGATAGCTCGCTTTGTGAATGTGGTCTGGATGAGGGAACAGTCGAGCACATATTTTTCAACTGTACTAACCACCCCATATCTTTGTACGAGTTTCTACCCCATAATATCCCTCGCCCAATTCATTTCCCTTATCTCCTCTCTTTTCCTAACCCTTCGATCCTAAGATGTCTATgcaattatattaatttgtatgatattaaattataatgtatcTCTAACATCAATGTTTAATGTTTTAACGGTCatgatattattaattgttatatttCCTTTATGTTAAACTAAAATCATACTAATTGTCCAATGTATAAACTAACAACTTGTGTTGTCCTTGTGATGTCTAGGTCTAACAAAGGtttatatacactgtagtctgtgggtTAGAAAGAAAAGTCTCTCATGAAAGGAATTCAAGAACCAAATTACAACGATGTTCTCTCCACTGAATTGACATTGGCGGAATTATTGCGGACAACAAAACCGCAGTACATAGAGCCatagacaagaaaagaagaagaagaaggtacctaggtaggtaggtaggtactacttcaTGTCGAtgcgtttttaaccgacttcaaaaaaggaggaggttctcaattcgtcggaatcttttttttttattttttttattttttttattttttatgtatgttccccgattactcgaagacgccttgTCGCCATCTCCGTAGGGGATGAAGACTGACAGCTGAGTCTTCAGACGGCGATGCAATATTGCCCGtgttctatattaatattaatgaatCCATTATTGCAATATGTTACTCTCACCTTATTTCCTGTAACTTGTGGGTGACCTGTGAGCTATCAGCTGAGGCCACTGTCCTCAACTGTAGATTGTGCTATGCGTCACCAtctgtaatatttaatttcagctATGATTCACACTGAATCCGTTAAGTGCCTAAAGTTTATACATGTAGAAAGCACTATTGCTTTGCCTTGTTTACTTTACTGACATAGGTACAATTGGTCCACTCTGAGGAGTGGACGAGCGATCTTTATTGCTTTTGTCTCAATGACCGGTGTCCAGACGTCAGTCTGGACCCACCTGTCATGTCACTGACTCCAGGGCTTAGTGTGTGAGCCACCACGGCTTTGCTACCTTACAGGTCAAATACCGCCCTCGCGGTACGGGGTTAACCGCACCGCCTGAGGCACCCTAACTGCCGGCAGTTGTCCAAAACGTTTGGTTGGACATGCCCACGCCTGTTGCGGCTGGGAAGTCATGATCCGCTCACACGGCACTGCACTACAGCAGTGCCGCTCCTATGTCtcattattatactttatagaagCTTAGGCAATACTATGTAAACCTGAGACACTTAGCTGATTCACATCTGCTTGGATGTCACTGCCCGTTGACCCAGTCCAGCACGTATCACTCACGTATATTACCACTAACAATGAACTACGATATGAAATTTGAGATATTAGGCGCGTTTGGCGGCCATATTACATACATGTCTAAACTTGAATTCTCTATGCTCAAAGAGAGACCAAAAGCTACTCTAGACTAGAATACTCACCATAGAGTATCAGTGTtgctatgtacaatatttacatTCGCGGAAGTCGCGACACTCCCGCCGGGAATGATTGCTTACAACAAGGTAAGCAAATTGCGCGTCCATTCCCTTATCTTCTCAAGGGCTCGGACTGCTGCAACTCGCTTATGTCTAGTTTCTTCGGATCGTTCCTGTGTATCGTCATTCGTTGTCATCAAATATTTGTCCCTAACATCAGAATCATCTCTCAGACCATTTACAACTCTATCCTTTTCAATGCTCTCAGACTCTATGTTTGCTTCATTATTTGTAACATCTACCGCATTTTCTGTCTCATCTATGTTTTCACCTTGTCTCATTGTAAGGTCATTATCATTTAATGTTTCCTTTTGCATGTTCTCCGTTTCTATTGTAACGGCATCTGGTGAAATTACTAACTCCTTAGAAGCTTCATCagataatttttgaatttcagAATATTGTTTTGCATCTTGAGGTATCGGTTCCCATTGGACACCGTCTTCTACTTCAAGCGGGTATAAGTGCGCAATAGAACGAGTAAATATAGTGTCTCCTACTTTCACTTGAGCCACTCTCGTTAAACCATCAGCACTCTTAACTAAAGAAACTATTTTTCCTACTTTCCAGCCTTCACGATTCTTATCTCCTTTCATCTGAACCAACTGGCCTTCTTTTGGAGTCAGCTTTGAAGTCATACGTGGTTGTTTGAGCGAGTGACTATATCTCTCGCGTAAACTCGGTAAGTAGCGATTACGAAACATTTCTTTAAATTCTTCTAGCAGTATACGAGCTCTCCTCCAGCCCTTGACTAAATTGGTCTTTGTCGATGTACCTTGCAATGGAATGTTATCTTGTGCTGTTTCCACACTGATACATCTGTCCATTTGTAGAAAATCCGCAGGTGTCAGAACATGTTCTAATTCTGAATCTACAGATGTCAATGGTCTTGTGTTTATTATTGCTTCTATTTCCTTAACTATTGTTGCGAGTTGATTATcctttaaaagatgtttttgaAGTGATCTTCGCATGCAATGTTTTACGAGTCCTACGAGCCTTTCATAGAACCCTCCAAACCAAGGTGCGAGTTCAGGTATGAAtcgccattttattttattttcaatacagTATGCGTTGGAAACTATATCCGCTATTAGTTTGAAATGTAATGCGTTATCTGATGTAATTAAGGTTGGTATTCCTCTGGTCGCAATCATTCGCCTCAAAGCGAGTAAACCCTCTTCAGCTGACAAATCTTCAACAACTTCTAAGTGTACCGCTCTAACTGCCAAACATGTTAATAAGCATATCCATCTTTTGCTCGTTCCTCTTTCTGTTTTAACTAACACTGGTCCGAGATAGTCAATTCCAGTAAATGTAAATGGTTTGCTATAATTTACTCTTTCATGTGGTAGTGCAGGTGTGGTTGGTGCTTTGAATGGTCCACCTCCATGTTTCACACAACGTGGACATTTTTCCAACTTCTTTCGAACTTCACGTTTACCTTGAGGTATCCAGTACTTCTGACGAATCAGGCTCAGAGTATGATTGACGCCCACATGATAGTTCTTTTCATGTGTttttgtgataattttattagtgAAATCACATCCTCTGGGTATAAGTATGGGGTACCTTTTGTCGAAAGACCATTCCGCATATTGAAGTCTACCCTTACATCGTAAAATTCCATCAACATCCTTGAATAATCCCAAATTACGACTGAGACTTGTTTCTTTACCATTTACTTCTTCTTTGAAGTATTCAGTTTGTATTTTCTTAATTTCATTTATGGTGTTATCCAGACATTCACTCTCTACTTCTTGTTCTGTAGATGTGTTGTCTTGTATATTGTCATCTATAAAATCTTCCAATTCCATTACCTCTGGAAACTGTTTTTGAACCTCATTGGTGTTCATCTGATCTTCTAAATCCGTTTGTGGACAACATTGCGTATCACTAGTCTTCGTTAGATCCTCCCCAACTAAAAAGGTATTGACACTGAATCTCCCTGACCAACTATCAGGTTTCTGAAGCAAAAAGTTTGGTCCATTCAACCATCTCTCCTGATCTTCCTTCGCGCTTGTTGGTCTGGTAGCAACATCAGCAGGATTCAGCTCTGACGGTACGTATCTGACGactaagtttttattttgtttgatcTCATTGATCCTTCTGGCAACAAATGGTGTTAGTAATTTAGTTGAGTTAATCCAATCAATAACAATCTGACTGTCTGTCCATAATATTTGTTtagttatattaaaattaatgaatttaaGAACATATTGTATTAATCGGCTTCCAATTAATACACCCAACAGCTCTAAACGAGgaatttttagattttcttgATCTTTTATCGGTACCAGCCTCGATTTTCCAATAACAAAACTTTTCTGATCATTTCCAACGATATAGACTACTGCTGCGTAGGCTCTTGTTGATGAGTCCGTGAAACAATGAATTTCAAAGTTATTACACTGGGAATTCTTCATATAGCATCTAGCTAAACTTATTTCCTTGACTCCTTCTAAGTCTTCTTGAATATCCTTCCATTTTTCAACGATATTCTTGGGTAATGGTGAATCCCATTTCATTTTCATCTTCCATAGGTCCTGCAGTAAGATTTTTGCAGCTAACAGAGTCGGGACTATAATTCCACATGGATCGAAATAAGACGCAACGCTTTTCAGAATACCTCTTTTGGTGTTAGTATTGTTCGTGATTTTGTTTGTCCTCAATTGTAATGTATCATCCTTTATGTGCCAGTCTAGACCCAATACTTTTACTATCTCTTCTGGACAACCATCTGGAATTTGTTGCATGAAGTCTGTGGAATTTGAACTCCATTGTCTCAAATTCATTGAAATTTCTCGGAATGTCTCCTTTGAGTTTCTATATAAATCTTCGACTTCCTTTACCGTATTGGCTCCAGTCACGACGTTGTCTACATAAATGTCATTTGCTAGTTTTctaacacttttatttttagcGTTCATCAGATGATGTTTGACTGTAGCATTTAATATAAATGGGCTTGATATTATTCCAAATGGAACACGAGTAAATCTGAGGTACAGAAGATTATCTTCTGTTACCGGTTTCTTAGTATCTTTTAACCATAGAAATCTTGTGACATCTCTGTCCTGTTCTTTAAGTCCAATTTGTAGAAATGCTTTTTCAACATCAGCTGTTATTCCCACATtataacatctaaatttaattaGTAACCCCGTTAAATCTTCTAATAACAGTGGTCCACAATAAAGATATTGATTTAAACTTTTGTTATCTTTGGTCTTTGCTGACGCGTCGTATACGATTCTTAACGGTTTTCCAGGTGTCAAAACTCCATGAAATGGTATATAGTGTATTGGATGATCCTTTTCCTCTGTGTTTGGGACTTCTTCAATGATTTCATTTTCCAGTTGTTCTCTTAATGTTTGATCATATATTGTTAGAGTATCAGAGTCTGatcttttaattaaacttactaGACGTCCGAACGCTAATCCAAAGTTAGATGGTAAGTCTGTTGGATAGTCGTTCCATGGCCAACTAATATAATATCTGTTATTTCTGTACTCAGTTGTGTCATTGAAGTGCTTGATAGCTTCTTCATCGCGACTTAATTTTGGTGAATCAGTGATTCCTATAGACTCTAAATCCCACAAACGTTTCAAGTCTCCATTATCTAGTGGTGGATCTGGTTGATTCAGTCTGACTTCACATGAAGATTGACAATATGTCAATACTGACAGTTGTTCAACTGTGTTGTTATTCTCTGAAATTTTACCCGAGAGCATCCATCCGAATTCCGATTCGACGAGGTATAAGTCTTCTCCAATACGAACTTTCTTCGTTGACATAATCGTGTAATAGTAATCATTTCCTAGTAAAATGTCTACTCTGTCTGACAATGTTCCATCGTCTGCTAAGATGTAATCTTCCTTGATCTTGCAGTCAAGTAGTTCTTTATCTGGATGTGGAACTCCATGAGATATTGAAGGTACTACGTTAGCACATACAGTCCTAATCGCTTTATTCTGTGTAACTAACTTTATTTTAACTAGTGGACTTTCTATTTCCTTGGGCTTCTGTGCTCCAAACGTAAATATTGAAAGATTGTTTTGTTCTTCAGCTTGAAGATTTAAATCCTTGGCAATCCTTTCAGTGATATAGCTCCTTTGACTACCACAATCCATTAGAATTCGACAGATCCTTGTATTATTACCATATCCTTGGACTTCAACTACAGCAGTCTGCAATAAAGTAGATCCCTTTCTGCTTATGTGCATTACACTAGTGCTGGTTGATCCCTTCTGTTCCTGGTTTTGTTGAAATTTACTAGGACATAACGATCGGTGATGAGATCCTTGTTTCTCACAGAATTCACATTTCCTTCT
This window harbors:
- the LOC117988485 gene encoding uncharacterized protein; amino-acid sequence: MEEILLSRLSTFVKEVKSLSDQALNLCQTLHENDENLESARIVRSKLKAILSRFTTELYNYFKICNDPNPDEISDLTNDQLRGEENLAELEARLAMRSEKPAMVPQQSDYSSYSKLPDLHLPEFSGNLLEWHQFWDQFTSNMNRRKLNDVDKLLYLKSSLKGDAARLIDGLDTTNRNYQIAVDTLKARYGKENEIIYAHHNALKKVKRAEKMEDCKGTLDDIERHLRVLQSMGENTNSNQMRFLIMEKFPTEIIYEMKIRLDSDRTESVEDILKQLSRVISVKEEARMITQENTMEGAPQYTVETLHVKETTLQNKGHSSKMNNTNEFKYNKGHWNNFKPRWNNRNQREKTLPTKRRFEPERNGYGKFNKEKRRRWSCIFCGEHHNNKDCTKARTIEERKAKLRGRCFICFKIGHIMRTCPVKRRKCEFCEKQGSHHRSLCPSKFQQNQEQKGSTSTSVMHISRKGSTLLQTAVVEVQGYGNNTRICRILMDCGSQRSYITERIAKDLNLQAEEQNNLSIFTFGAQKPKEIESPLVKIKLVTQNKAIRTVCANVVPSISHGVPHPDKELLDCKIKEDYILADDGTLSDRVDILLGNDYYYTIMSTKKVRIGEDLYLVESEFGWMLSGKISENNNTVEQLSVLTYCQSSCEVRLNQPDPPLDNGDLKRLWDLESIGITDSPKLSRDEEAIKHFNDTTEYRNNRYYISWPWNDYPTDLPSNFGLAFGRLVSLIKRSDSDTLTIYDQTLREQLENEIIEEVPNTEEKDHPIHYIPFHGVLTPGKPLRIVYDASAKTKDNKSLNQYLYCGPLLLEDLTGLLIKFRCYNVGITADVEKAFLQIGLKEQDRDVTRFLWLKDTKKPVTEDNLLYLRFTRVPFGIISSPFILNATVKHHLMNAKNKSVRKLANDIYVDNVVTGANTVKEVEDLYRNSKETFREISMNLRQWSSNSTDFMQQIPDGCPEEIVKVLGLDWHIKDDTLQLRTNKITNNTNTKRGILKSVASYFDPCGIIVPTLLAAKILLQDLWKMKMKWDSPLPKNIVEKWKDIQEDLEGVKEISLARCYMKNSQCNNFEIHCFTDSSTRAYAAVVYIVGNDQKSFVIGKSRLVPIKDQENLKIPRLELLGVLIGSRLIQYVLKFINFNITKQILWTDSQIVIDWINSTKLLTPFVARRINEIKQNKNLVVRYVPSELNPADVATRPTSAKEDQERWLNGPNFLLQKPDSWSGRFSVNTFLVGEDLTKTSDTQCCPQTDLEDQMNTNEVQKQFPEVMELEDFIDDNIQDNTSTEQEVESECLDNTINEIKKIQTEYFKEEVNGKETSLSRNLGLFKDVDGILRCKGRLQYAEWSFDKRYPILIPRGCDFTNKIITKTHEKNYHVGVNHTLSLIRQKYWIPQGKREVRKKLEKCPRCVKHGGGPFKAPTTPALPHERVNYSKPFTFTGIDYLGPVLVKTERGTSKRWICLLTCLAVRAVHLEVVEDLSAEEGLLALRRMIATRGIPTLITSDNALHFKLIADIVSNAYCIENKIKWRFIPELAPWFGGFYERLVGLVKHCMRRSLQKHLLKDNQLATIVKEIEAIINTRPLTSVDSELEHVLTPADFLQMDRCISVETAQDNIPLQGTSTKTNLVKGWRRARILLEEFKEMFRNRYLPSLRERYSHSLKQPRMTSKLTPKEGQLVQMKGDKNREGWKVGKIVSLVKSADGLTRVAQVKVGDTIFTRSIAHLYPLEVEDGVQWEPIPQDAKQYSEIQKLSDEASKELVISPDAVTIETENMQKETLNDNDLTMRQGENIDETENAVDVTNNEANIESESIEKDRVVNGLRDDSDVRDKYLMTTNDDTQERSEETRHKRVAAVRALEKIREWTRNLLTLL